From the Sphingomonas suaedae genome, one window contains:
- a CDS encoding DUF3089 domain-containing protein: MLTAAIALAAAQAAAPATADYRDTANWLCRPGRQDACTVNLDATVVAPDGTRTVEPFKAAANPKFDCFYVYPTVSTDDTGNSDLVIDDAERRVAMIQAARFREVCRVFAPMYRQVTLKALRDMMAGKPLSANPALGYADVKAAFDDYMKHDNKGRGVVLIGHSQGARMISELLQREFDGKPDRMKQIISIMPIGFNLDVTAGQRTGTLKSIPTCASGTETGCVVTYVSFRSTVPPPAKTRFARTTAPGMQVACTNPAALGGGSATLDAYLPTGSLLGTAPPVEWSKGGATVTTPFVKLPGMVTGACVERGGASYFEITLKPDPADARADDIPGDVMVGPQRLDDWGLHLIDMNLALGDLVDLAKTQAAAWEKKR; the protein is encoded by the coding sequence ATGCTGACTGCCGCAATCGCACTCGCCGCCGCCCAGGCCGCCGCACCCGCGACCGCCGACTATCGCGATACCGCCAACTGGCTGTGCCGTCCCGGACGCCAAGATGCCTGCACCGTCAATCTCGATGCCACGGTGGTAGCGCCAGACGGCACCCGCACCGTCGAGCCGTTCAAGGCGGCGGCAAACCCGAAATTCGATTGCTTCTATGTCTATCCCACCGTGTCGACCGACGATACGGGCAACAGCGATCTCGTCATCGACGATGCCGAACGCCGCGTCGCGATGATCCAGGCGGCGCGCTTCCGCGAAGTGTGTCGAGTCTTCGCGCCGATGTACCGGCAGGTGACGCTGAAAGCGTTGCGCGACATGATGGCGGGCAAGCCGCTCTCGGCAAATCCTGCGCTCGGCTATGCCGACGTCAAGGCCGCGTTCGACGACTATATGAAGCACGACAACAAGGGGCGCGGCGTCGTCCTGATCGGCCATAGCCAGGGCGCACGGATGATTTCCGAACTGCTTCAGCGGGAGTTCGACGGCAAGCCCGATCGGATGAAGCAGATCATCTCGATCATGCCGATCGGCTTCAACCTCGATGTCACGGCGGGGCAGCGCACCGGTACGCTCAAATCAATCCCGACCTGCGCCAGCGGGACCGAAACGGGGTGTGTCGTCACCTATGTCAGCTTCCGCTCGACCGTCCCGCCGCCGGCGAAGACACGGTTCGCCCGCACGACTGCGCCGGGGATGCAGGTCGCCTGCACCAATCCCGCCGCGCTCGGCGGGGGCAGCGCGACGCTCGACGCCTATCTGCCGACCGGTTCGCTGCTCGGCACCGCGCCGCCGGTCGAATGGAGCAAGGGCGGCGCGACCGTGACCACGCCCTTCGTCAAGCTGCCCGGCATGGTGACCGGCGCCTGCGTGGAGAGGGGCGGGGCGAGCTATTTCGAAATCACGCTGAAGCCCGACCCTGCCGATGCGCGCGCCGATGACATCCCGGGCGATGTGATGGTCGGACCCCAGAGGCTCGACGACTGGGGCCTGCACCTTATCGACATGAACCTCGCGCTAGGCGACCTGGTCGACCTCGCCAAAACCCAGGCGGCGGCGTGGGAGAAAAAGCGCTAA
- a CDS encoding glycine zipper 2TM domain-containing protein has translation MINPMKTGAIALSAAAMAMTGACTGYGADRPGYASGGDYWDAPRYYRDGNYQERRLGRGDRVYVGRDGRYYCKRSDGTAGLIIGGLAGGVLGNIIAPGGSKTLGTVIGAAGGAVVGSQVDKGEVRCR, from the coding sequence ATGATTAATCCGATGAAGACGGGAGCGATCGCGCTCAGCGCCGCCGCGATGGCGATGACTGGCGCGTGCACTGGCTATGGCGCCGACCGTCCCGGCTATGCCAGCGGAGGCGATTACTGGGATGCGCCGCGCTATTATCGCGACGGCAATTATCAGGAGCGACGCCTGGGTCGCGGCGATCGCGTCTATGTCGGCCGCGACGGCCGCTATTACTGCAAACGCAGCGATGGCACCGCGGGTCTGATCATCGGCGGCCTGGCGGGCGGCGTGCTGGGCAACATCATCGCTCCGGGCGGATCGAAGACGCTCGGCACGGTCATCGGTGCCGCAGGCGGCGCGGTGGTCGGGTCGCAGGTCGACAAGGGCGAAGTGCGCTGCCGCTGA
- a CDS encoding cupin domain-containing protein translates to MQEARTLIATLGLAPHPEGGWYKETWRAPPLVAGGRSPGTAILFLLEQGQQSHWHRVDADELWLWHAGAPLDLKIGDAADANPVTIPLGGDVAAGYMPQARVPATRWQAADAHRGWALVSCIVVPGFDFAGFELAPPDWSPPES, encoded by the coding sequence ATGCAGGAAGCACGAACGCTCATCGCCACGCTCGGTCTCGCCCCGCACCCGGAGGGTGGCTGGTACAAGGAAACCTGGCGCGCGCCGCCATTGGTCGCAGGCGGGCGGTCCCCCGGCACCGCGATCCTGTTCCTGCTCGAACAGGGCCAGCAGTCGCACTGGCACCGCGTCGATGCCGACGAACTATGGCTGTGGCACGCCGGCGCGCCGCTCGATTTGAAGATTGGCGATGCGGCGGACGCCAATCCAGTCACGATCCCGCTTGGCGGCGACGTCGCCGCTGGCTACATGCCCCAGGCGCGCGTTCCCGCGACTCGCTGGCAGGCTGCGGACGCGCATCGCGGCTGGGCATTGGTCAGCTGTATCGTCGTCCCCGGCTTCGACTTTGCCGGGTTCGAACTGGCCCCGCCCGACTGGTCCCCGCCCGAAAGCTGA
- a CDS encoding glycine zipper 2TM domain-containing protein: MRNLMLALGAASLAVPATVMVPNMSNEAQAQSKKKRYSYREWKGRDGRRYCRKSDGTTGLVVGGVAGALVGRTIDTRGDRTVGTLLGAAAGAVAGREIERSGSKKRCR; the protein is encoded by the coding sequence ATGCGTAACCTGATGCTGGCGCTTGGCGCCGCTTCGCTGGCCGTTCCCGCGACGGTGATGGTCCCCAATATGTCGAATGAGGCACAGGCGCAGAGCAAGAAGAAGCGCTACAGCTATCGTGAGTGGAAGGGCCGCGACGGACGCCGCTATTGCCGCAAGTCCGACGGAACGACCGGCCTGGTGGTCGGTGGCGTTGCCGGCGCCTTGGTCGGCCGGACGATCGACACCCGGGGCGACCGGACCGTGGGTACGCTGCTCGGCGCCGCAGCTGGCGCGGTCGCGGGGCGCGAGATCGAGCGCAGCGGGAGCAAGAAGCGCTGCCGCTAA
- a CDS encoding glycosyltransferase — MLRVLTLSSLYPDASRPNFGVFVERQTLGLAAHPDVELKLVAPIGVPPWPLSRMGHYAALSALPAHEVWKGVETWRPRFPNLPGTGGRFHARMLTLRLKPLLRRIRRDFAFDVIDASFFFPDGVAAVALSRAFGVPVSIKARGADIHHWGHSSATGGQVIAAGVAADGLLAVSDSMRTDMVALGMDAAKIRVHRTGVDLDRFAPRDRAAAKAALGIAGPLVASVGALIPRKGHEIVIEAMAALPGVRLMIAGEGPERPRLAAQIARLGLSDRVTLIGSVAHDTLPDLLTASDVMALASSSEGLANAWVEALASGTPVVIPDAGGARELVTAPDHGRIVARTAAAFAEAIGGLIAEPPSSDAVRTGAAGFTWEANSAALYDHLVGLVRG, encoded by the coding sequence ATGCTTCGCGTGCTCACCCTTTCGTCGCTGTACCCGGACGCTTCGCGGCCCAATTTCGGGGTGTTCGTGGAGCGCCAGACATTGGGACTGGCGGCGCATCCCGATGTCGAGCTGAAACTGGTGGCGCCGATCGGCGTGCCCCCCTGGCCGCTGTCGCGCATGGGCCATTATGCCGCCCTGTCCGCCCTCCCCGCCCATGAGGTCTGGAAGGGCGTCGAAACGTGGCGACCGCGCTTTCCAAATCTCCCCGGAACCGGCGGGCGTTTTCATGCGCGGATGCTGACGCTACGCCTCAAGCCCTTGCTGCGCAGGATCCGCCGCGATTTCGCGTTCGATGTGATCGATGCGAGCTTTTTCTTTCCCGACGGCGTCGCGGCAGTCGCGTTGAGCCGTGCGTTCGGCGTGCCGGTGTCGATCAAGGCACGGGGCGCGGACATTCATCATTGGGGCCACAGCAGCGCGACGGGCGGACAGGTGATCGCGGCGGGCGTGGCGGCCGACGGACTGCTCGCCGTGTCGGACTCGATGCGCACCGATATGGTGGCACTGGGAATGGATGCGGCGAAGATCCGCGTCCACCGCACCGGCGTCGACCTCGACCGCTTTGCCCCGCGCGACCGGGCGGCGGCGAAGGCGGCGCTGGGCATCGCCGGCCCGCTGGTCGCCAGCGTCGGCGCGCTGATCCCGCGCAAGGGGCATGAGATCGTGATCGAGGCGATGGCAGCTCTGCCCGGAGTCCGGCTGATGATCGCGGGCGAAGGCCCTGAACGGCCGAGGCTGGCGGCGCAGATCGCGCGGCTGGGGTTGAGCGACCGGGTGACGTTGATCGGAAGTGTGGCGCATGACACGCTGCCCGATCTGCTGACTGCTTCGGATGTGATGGCGCTCGCCTCCTCGTCCGAAGGGCTAGCCAACGCCTGGGTCGAGGCGCTGGCGAGCGGGACGCCGGTGGTGATCCCCGATGCGGGCGGCGCGCGCGAACTGGTGACGGCGCCCGACCATGGCCGGATCGTCGCGCGGACTGCGGCGGCCTTTGCGGAAGCGATCGGCGGGCTCATTGCGGAACCGCCGTCGTCCGACGCGGTACGCACGGGCGCCGCGGGGTTCACCTGGGAGGCGAACAGCGCGGCGCTTTACGATCACCTGGTGGGGCTGGTGCGCGGTTAG
- a CDS encoding sulfite exporter TauE/SafE family protein, which yields MSVDSLHLALAAAMFFGALLYSSVGHGGASSYIALMALFGVPAATMRPTALVLNLIVAGLGSIRYARAGLFRWRTLWPFLAGGFPAAFVGGAIHVPPEIYRPIMGAVLLFSAARMLWPRELRAEREWHDPPIWLAILAGAGLGLLAGLTGTGGGIFLSPLLLFLAWSAPKPASGVVAVFILANSASGLAGNLASVGSLPPELPLYAVAVLAGGLIGTTLGIKLPQKWVLRALGLVLLVASAKLFGVY from the coding sequence ATGTCCGTCGACTCCCTCCACCTCGCCCTCGCAGCCGCGATGTTCTTCGGCGCATTGCTCTATTCCAGCGTCGGGCATGGCGGCGCATCGTCCTATATCGCGCTGATGGCGTTGTTCGGCGTGCCCGCCGCGACGATGCGGCCCACCGCGCTGGTACTCAACCTGATCGTCGCTGGCCTCGGCTCTATCCGTTATGCCCGCGCAGGGCTGTTCCGCTGGCGGACACTCTGGCCCTTTCTGGCGGGAGGATTCCCCGCGGCGTTCGTCGGGGGGGCGATCCATGTTCCCCCCGAAATCTATCGCCCGATCATGGGTGCCGTCCTGCTCTTTTCCGCCGCGCGGATGCTCTGGCCGCGTGAACTCAGGGCCGAGCGCGAATGGCACGATCCTCCGATCTGGCTCGCCATCCTCGCGGGTGCGGGCCTCGGCCTCCTTGCGGGCCTGACCGGCACAGGTGGGGGCATCTTCCTCTCGCCGCTGTTGCTGTTCCTCGCCTGGTCGGCGCCCAAGCCGGCATCGGGCGTGGTCGCGGTGTTCATCCTCGCCAACTCCGCCTCGGGCCTTGCGGGCAATCTCGCCTCGGTCGGCAGCCTGCCCCCCGAACTCCCGCTCTACGCGGTCGCGGTGCTCGCGGGTGGCCTGATCGGCACGACGCTCGGCATCAAATTACCCCAGAAATGGGTCCTGCGCGCGCTCGGCCTCGTCCTGCTGGTGGCGAGCGCCAAGCTGTTCGGGGTGTATTGA
- a CDS encoding MTH938/NDUFAF3 family protein translates to MRVDKTRVEGPVVSGFSGRGFRVDEGVYDGLLLTPARAEGWAPPPVDALTPEAFALLLAMDPLPEFVLLGTGSRLRRPSPALEAALPFGIEVMDSRAAARAWGVLRAELRWIAAALYPLD, encoded by the coding sequence CTGAGGGTCGACAAGACCCGGGTCGAAGGGCCGGTTGTCTCGGGCTTCAGCGGCCGGGGCTTCCGCGTCGATGAGGGCGTCTATGACGGGCTGCTGCTCACCCCTGCGCGCGCGGAAGGCTGGGCGCCCCCGCCGGTCGATGCCCTGACGCCCGAGGCCTTCGCCCTCCTGCTGGCGATGGACCCGCTGCCCGAATTCGTCCTGCTCGGCACCGGCAGCCGGTTGCGGCGCCCGTCGCCCGCACTGGAAGCGGCATTGCCCTTCGGGATCGAGGTGATGGACAGTCGCGCCGCCGCGCGCGCCTGGGGCGTGCTGCGCGCCGAACTGCGCTGGATCGCCGCCGCGCTCTACCCCCTGGACTGA